The genomic region TGAACATGCCTTTGCGGGCGGGGCCTCGCCGCAATTGCGCCTGATTGCCGAGGATGAGCAGGATTTGTTGATCCGCCGCGCGATTGAGGAAAACCCCGCGCTGGGCGATCTGGCGCGCAATCTGGACGCCTATGGCTATCGCGGCAGTTTCGTTTCCGACGACAGCGCCGAGGACAGTTTCCGCGCCAAATTGCTGAATGTCATCGGCTTGCTGCGCACGCTGGGGCCGCGCGGGCAGGACCGCGCGATGGCCGATTTCGTCGAGGCTTCGATCCGCGATGGCTATGGCGCGCCCGCGCCCAGGGGCGAAACGCTGGACGCTGAATTGCGCGCAGCGGTGGGGGCCATGCTGGAGGCTTTCCCGCGCGGGATTGCCGATGGGGCGACCAGCGCTGCGGCGCAAAAGGATTTCCGCGCCAATTTCCTCGATCTGGGTCGGGCCTCGCGGATGCTGGCCAAGGGCGGCAAGGACTGGAAACTGTGGCAAAAGTTGCGCGGCCTGCGCAAGACCAAGCGGGGCAGCCCGACGCCGGAAGGCTATGATGATTTGGCCGATGCGGTGATGGCGGCAGCAGACAAGCTGGCGATCCACCCCGGCCCGCTGGCCGAGGCGATTGCCCATGCCCGCGCCTTGGTTGAGGGCGCGCAAAGCGCGATGGCCGATTACGAAGCGCGCAAGCGCAGCCTTGGCGTGATCGACTTTTCCGACATGGTGACCAATGCCGCGCAATTGCTGCGCAGCCATCCGGCCGTGTTGGGCGCGATCATGGATGAGGTGGACTGCGTCATTGTTGACGAGTTTCAGGACACCAACCCCATCCAGTTCACCTTCCTCTGGACGCTGGCGCGGCAGGCCAAGCGGGCGCTGATCGTAGGCGATACGAAGCAGGCGATCATGGGCTTTCAGGGCGCCGACCCGCGCTTGACCACCGCCTTGACCCAGCAGTTCGAGACAGACCCGTTGACGCATAACTGGCGTTCCGATCCGCGCATCATGGAGTTTGTTAACGCGCTGGGGCCTTGCCTGTTTGGCGATGCCTATGCGCCGCTGGCCCCGACACAGGCGCAGGGCGAGGGCACCGCGCTGGAGATCCTGCAACTGGCGCAAAAGCGCAGCGCGCGCAAGGGCGGCAAGCCGCAGCATTTCGTGGCCGATCGCATCCAGACCATGCTGGGCGAGGGCGTCATCATCAAGGACCGCCACACCGGATTGCCCCGCGCGCTGGAGCCGCGCGACATCGCCATTCTGGCCCCCACGCATAACCATTGCGCGGCCTATGCCGGGGCGCTGCGGGCGCTGGGCCTGCCGGTGCGCGTGGCCGAGGGCGGATGGTGGAACAGCCGGATCGTGCAGGCGGCGGCCTTTGCGCTGCGCTATGCGGTCGATCCGTCCGATGTGCATAATGGCCTGTGCATCGCCACGCTGGGGCCTTCGGCCATGCCTTTGGAGGATGCCTTGCGGGTGGTGGCCGCAGGGGGCGCGTTGGAGGCGCCGGAGTTGGCGGCGCTGGGCGCGTTGTGGCCGGAGGCTTTGGCCATGCCGGTCGATGCTTTGCTGCACCGGGTGATTGCGGCGGCGGGCCTGCGCGGATGGTGCGACCATCTGGAGGACCCGGCCCAGATGCGCGCCGACCTGCTGCGTTTCGAGGCCGAGGCCAGCGCCTTTATCGAGGCCCACCGCGACATGCGCGAGGCTTCGGGCTTTTACGGGCAGAGCGCGCATGTCTTTCTGGGCTGGCTGGAAAACCGCATCGGATTGAAGGGCGAGGACAAGCGCCCCAACCCTTCGGGCGCGGAGGCCGATGGTATTGAGATCGTGACATGGCACGCCTCCAAGGGGCGCGAATGGCCGGTGGTGGTGGTGGCCTGCCTTGACCACAAGCTGGACCCGCGTGCCGGAACTTTCACGACCCAATTCCCCGGTTTCGATGATCTGAATCGGGTGATCGAGGATGCCAAGCTGGCCTATGCCCCCGGTTTTGCCGCGCCTGAGGCGACCGAGCGCTTTCTGGCCGGTCTGCGGCCAGAGGCCGACGAGACGGCGCGGCGGTTGCTCTATGTGGCGCTGACCCGTGCGCGCAACCGGCTGGTGGTGGAATGGCCGCAGGACGATGGGGCCGAGGATGAGCCTTTGCCGATCACCGGGCGGCGGCTGATGGAGGCGCATGGGGGATTGGCGCTGAAGGCCAACACTTTGACCATCGGCGGGGCGACATTCCCGGCGCGGGTCTATGCGCTGGGTGCGGATATGCCGCCTTGCTTTGAGGAGGGCGCACCCGCCGCCGCGCAAGCCTCGCGTGAGCCGCGCTATGCCTTGCGGGCCGGGGTGCCGGTGGCGGGGGTGGCGGTGGTGTCGCCATCGCTTGCGGTGGAAACGGGGCGGGCGATGCCGGTCGCGCTGACCACATCACCCATCGCGCCGGGCTGGCGGGTGCTGGGCGAGGGAATAGCAGGCGCGGCGGAGAAGGGGACGGCGGTGCATGAAGCCTTGCGCATCCTGTTGCAGCGCCCCGATCTGGCGCATCGCGTGGCCGCCCATTGCCGCCTCGATGCTGAGGATGTCGAAGCCCTGACCGCGCAGGCGAGGGGTTTGGCCACAGCACTGGCGGCAAAGGGCTATCCCGAACTCCATGTCGAGCAGGTTTTGGAAATCCCGCTGGCCGATGGCGGAACATTGAGCGCGATTGTTGACCTGATCGCCGAAGGGCCGGATGGCTACATCATCGTCGATCACAAGAGTGGCCCGGTGCCCGATCATGGCTTGCGCATGGCAGGCTACTGGCCCCAACTGGCCGCCTATGCCGACGCGGTCGAGGCGGCGGGCGACAAGCCGGTGCGCGGCGTTGCGGTGTTCTGGACCGAGACGGGGGAATGGAGCGTGGCGGGGTGATTGGCCAATCAGAACAGTGAAAGTTGGCCGCCCCCCCTGACGAAATCACGCAGGGCCAGAAAACGTTCGAGGGTCGAAACGCCATGGCGCAGACCACCACCCGGCCCGATGGCCATCACCCGCGCCTCAGTGCTGGTGGTCCGGGGCCATGCCTTACCGGGCAGCGAGGGATTGCCCGTCTTCATAAAGGCCAGCCAATAGTCCTGAATATTGCGCGATACGGCCTCATCCGCAGCGGTGAACACGCGCCCCCCCTTGCCAAGGGCGCCCATGACATAGGGCACCTCGGCCGTGTGGAACGAACCGAAGCTTTTCCCGTTCAATGCCGGATAAGGCTGGATGAACAGATAGGTATAGACCGCTTGCCCGCTGTTGGCCGCCCGCCCTTGGGCCCACATCACAAGGTTGGCCATATAGCGGTCGCGCGCCAGCAGCTTGAAGGAAGTCTCTGCTTGGGCAGGAGTAGCATGGGGGTAAAGCGCGATCAGCCGGTCGGCCACGGCGCCATAGCGCGCCCTGACATTGGCCTCGAACACGGCAGGGGTGATTTCCTGCCCTATGGGCAAGCCCTCATCGGCATTGAAACCCGTCATAAAAGGCACCCGCGACTGTACCGGGGCTTTCACATCCTCGGGATCGCCGGCCAGCACAAAACCGTCATTATTCGGCGCAAAGGGAATGGCGGGCATTTTGGTGAGGCTGTCCAGAGCTGGCGGCGGCACGTTGGTCAGCTGTTCCAGCGTTGCGGCATCGACCTTGCGCAGATCGGCGATGGTGGGCGCATGGGCTGTTTCACCCAGCGCTACGCCCACCTTTTCGGCCTCGGCCAGCGGCGCCGTGCGGATGCCCATGCCCGAACCGCTTTGGGCAATGGCGCGCTGGAACAATCCCTTGGCCAGAGGCGAGAGAACCAGATCATTGACCGCTGCCGCGCCCGCTGACTGGCCCGCAATCGTGACATCATCGGGATCGCCACCAAAACGGGCGATATTCGCCTTCACCCATTTCAACGCAGCAATCATATCCAGCAGGCCGTAATTGCCTGAGTACGCCATGCCGGATTCGCGGGTCAGTTCGGGATGGGCCAGAAATCCGAATACGCCGAGGCGATAGTTAAAGGTAACCACCACCGCGCCCCGAGCCGCAAGCCCTGCTCCTTCATAGACAGGAATGGTGCCTGACCCGCTGCCAAAGCCGCCGCCATGAATATAGAAGAACACAGGCAGGTTGCCGGGGGCCTTTCGCGGGGTCCATACATTCAGATAAAGGCAGTCTTCGGAAATATTGCCCTTGATCATGAATTCGGCGCTGAAGGGGCCAAAGACCGCCGGCGGCCCCTGATAGCATTCCGCCGCCGGGCGGGTGGCGTCACGCACGCCCTTCCACGATGCGGCGGCTTGAGGCGCGCGCCAGCGCAGGTCTCCTACCGGAGGGGCAGCATAGGGGATGCCGTAATAGGCTGCAACCGCGCCATGCTCGACGCCCTTCACCATGCCGCCTGTGGTCTGTACCTGTCCGGCCTGTGCCGCACCGGTGGCGAACAACATGGCCACAGCAACCCATCGCGTCTTGTTTTGCACCGCTCTTCCCCGCTTATTATCGAACGTTTATTCCAATTCTGATGGCATGGAGCGATGGGCATGTCTTGGTGCGGTATGTATCAGTTTGTCTCATCCCCTCCGCGAAGGCCCGATGTGATGTATGAAGGCGCCATGGATGATGTCGAACAAAAGTTTGTCCTGATCGTGGAAGATGACGCGGACCTGCGCGAATTGCTGGCAAACCTGCTGGATCAGGCGGGAATTGCCAATGAAGCGGTGGGCACGCTGTGCCGCGCATCGGCCCGCATCCGCGAAATCTCGCCCGCGCTGGTGCTGCTCGACGTGATGATGCCCGATGGCGACGGTCTGGCCTTTTGCGCGCAATTGCGGCAGGCCGGGTTCGCCAACAAGATCATGATGCTGACCGCCAAGGGGGCCGCGCTGGACCGCATTGCCGGATTGGAAGGCGGGGCCGATGATTATCTGACCAAACCTTTTGAATCACGCGAATTGCTGGCGCGTATCCGCAACCTGCTGCGCGGGGCCACCGCATGGCACAGCATCAGCACGGGCAAGATCCGCTATGCCCGTTTTGGCACATGGCGGCTCGATCTGGTGCAACGGCGTCTGGTCACATCCGATGACCGCATCGTCATGGTCTCAACCGGCGAATTTGATCTGCTGCGGCGCATGATCGACGCGCCCCGGATCGAATTGAGCCGCGAAGACCTGATGCCGGAGCGGCGGGAAACGGTCCATTTCGACCGCTCGCTGGACAACCGCATCTCGCGCCTGCGAAACAAGCTGGGCGCGGAACGTGATGGGGCGCAACTGATCGTGACAGTGCGCAATCGCGGCTTCATGCTGGCTGCGGATGTCAGCTACGAATGATGCCGGGGTTTCGCTTCAAAACACTGGCCGGCAAACTGACCTTCATTCTGGCGGCGGGGTCCAGCATCGCCTGCGCGCTGGCGCTGTGGGGGGCAGAAGAATATCGCCGGCGCGGCATAGAAGCCGTCCAATATGCCAGTCTGGTTGCCAGCGGAGACGATCTGACCTCACGCTTTGCGCGTGACGAGGACAAGACCGCAAGGGATTTGATGCAAGGTCGCATCTTTGGCGCGCGGTTTCTGGTCCGGCCTCCTTCGCGCGCGCAATATGACGCAAACCTGACGGGATACTTGCAGCAACGCCTGCCTGCCTCTGCTGCTCCGATCGCTTTTCATGGCGCGGTTGAGGATTGCATTGGCGATTACCGGGCGGTGCAGGCATCGGGCGCGCGGGGCTTTTTCAAGGATCTGCCCGAATGCTGGCTGGTCATCATGCGCGCGCCCAGCGGCAGGCTCTTTACCATCGGCCTGCCGGTGCCTTCCGTCGGGCATAGCGCGGGCCTTGCCTTTGCCCCCACCGCCTTGGCCATCACCACTCTGGCCAGCCTTCTGATCGCGGCTTTCGTCGCCCGCATGACGCTGGATTTCATGCGGCGGCTTCAGGATGCCACGCGCCGCTTTGCCGAAGATATCAACGCCCCACCCATTACCGATCATGCGCCGCGTGATGTCCGCGCCACGTATGACGCCTTTAACGCCATGCAACAGCGCATCCGAACGATGATGCTGGAACGCAACGATATGCTGGCCGCCATCAGCCACGATCTGCAAACACCGCTGACCCGTCTGCGCCTGCGGGCGGAGGCTATGCCCGCCTCGGTCGAACAGACCAAGATCATCGCCGATGTCGCCGCGATGGAGCGGATGGTGCGAGATGGGCTGGCGCTGGCCCAATCGCGTGAATCCTCGGACGATTGGGCATGGCTGGACATTGATTCCCTGTTGACCAGCATCGTCGAGGACCTGCGCGAGGAGGGCAAGGTGGCCGATCTGGGCCGCATCGACAAGATCTGCGTCAGAGTGAAACCCAGCGCGCTGGCCCGGTGCCTTCAAAACCTTGCCGACAATGCCATCCGCTATGGTTGGGCCGCCTTGTTCGAATGCATTGATTCGGACGGCATCGTCAGGATCAGGATAGCCGACAAAGGTCCCGGCATCCCAGACGCCGATCTGGAGCGCATGTTCCTTCCCTTTGTCCGTGGTGAATTCAGCCGGTCGCGGCAAACCGGCGGCACGGGCATCGGCCTGACCATCGCCCGCGCACAGGCCGCCACCTTTGGAGCGCAGGTAGCCCTTGCAAACACGCGGGATGGTTTGACCGCAACCGTCACACTGAAAGGAGATGTCGCGGCGAACGGGTGATCGCTCGCCATCCGCAATCCTTCAAGCGCCGAAGGCAGATTTCAGCGCTTGGTCTGCTGCGGCAATCTTTTCACCAAATCGAGTGATAGCGGCGAGGATACGGTCATAGACCGCTTCCGGATCGTCATCGGTTTCATTGAGATTGTTGGCAATTGGCGTGACGGCAATGTGCGTCCATGATGGCTTTAGAGCGCCCCGCGCGGGTTTCAGAGCAGCAGATTCCAGCGCATTATAAATCGGCTGCCGTGCGGGTTGATCCGCCGGGTCCACCTGGCCAATCACAAATTTGATGGCGATGGAGCTGCGTTGCGTATTCGCCGATAGTTCGATCAGCAAAAGCCGTTTGGACGATGTCCATCCCTTTGCGGTGAGCATCCCCGGATAGCTGTCCCATGAGGGCACCGCAAAACGGATGATGCTGCGCGCGCATTCATCGGGAACGACCGTAATTCCTGCTGTTGTGGCAAGGCTTTGAGCCAATGTCTTGCGCGCGTCATAAAGACGCCC from Novosphingobium humi harbors:
- a CDS encoding UvrD-helicase domain-containing protein is translated as MTELSIVPAGAGAGKTHHIQTTLTRWVREGLVRPERILAVTFTEAAAGELRQRIRAALIADGNLDAALSVERAYVSTIHGLGRRLLIEHAFAGGASPQLRLIAEDEQDLLIRRAIEENPALGDLARNLDAYGYRGSFVSDDSAEDSFRAKLLNVIGLLRTLGPRGQDRAMADFVEASIRDGYGAPAPRGETLDAELRAAVGAMLEAFPRGIADGATSAAAQKDFRANFLDLGRASRMLAKGGKDWKLWQKLRGLRKTKRGSPTPEGYDDLADAVMAAADKLAIHPGPLAEAIAHARALVEGAQSAMADYEARKRSLGVIDFSDMVTNAAQLLRSHPAVLGAIMDEVDCVIVDEFQDTNPIQFTFLWTLARQAKRALIVGDTKQAIMGFQGADPRLTTALTQQFETDPLTHNWRSDPRIMEFVNALGPCLFGDAYAPLAPTQAQGEGTALEILQLAQKRSARKGGKPQHFVADRIQTMLGEGVIIKDRHTGLPRALEPRDIAILAPTHNHCAAYAGALRALGLPVRVAEGGWWNSRIVQAAAFALRYAVDPSDVHNGLCIATLGPSAMPLEDALRVVAAGGALEAPELAALGALWPEALAMPVDALLHRVIAAAGLRGWCDHLEDPAQMRADLLRFEAEASAFIEAHRDMREASGFYGQSAHVFLGWLENRIGLKGEDKRPNPSGAEADGIEIVTWHASKGREWPVVVVACLDHKLDPRAGTFTTQFPGFDDLNRVIEDAKLAYAPGFAAPEATERFLAGLRPEADETARRLLYVALTRARNRLVVEWPQDDGAEDEPLPITGRRLMEAHGGLALKANTLTIGGATFPARVYALGADMPPCFEEGAPAAAQASREPRYALRAGVPVAGVAVVSPSLAVETGRAMPVALTTSPIAPGWRVLGEGIAGAAEKGTAVHEALRILLQRPDLAHRVAAHCRLDAEDVEALTAQARGLATALAAKGYPELHVEQVLEIPLADGGTLSAIVDLIAEGPDGYIIVDHKSGPVPDHGLRMAGYWPQLAAYADAVEAAGDKPVRGVAVFWTETGEWSVAG
- a CDS encoding carboxylesterase/lipase family protein, which gives rise to MLFATGAAQAGQVQTTGGMVKGVEHGAVAAYYGIPYAAPPVGDLRWRAPQAAASWKGVRDATRPAAECYQGPPAVFGPFSAEFMIKGNISEDCLYLNVWTPRKAPGNLPVFFYIHGGGFGSGSGTIPVYEGAGLAARGAVVVTFNYRLGVFGFLAHPELTRESGMAYSGNYGLLDMIAALKWVKANIARFGGDPDDVTIAGQSAGAAAVNDLVLSPLAKGLFQRAIAQSGSGMGIRTAPLAEAEKVGVALGETAHAPTIADLRKVDAATLEQLTNVPPPALDSLTKMPAIPFAPNNDGFVLAGDPEDVKAPVQSRVPFMTGFNADEGLPIGQEITPAVFEANVRARYGAVADRLIALYPHATPAQAETSFKLLARDRYMANLVMWAQGRAANSGQAVYTYLFIQPYPALNGKSFGSFHTAEVPYVMGALGKGGRVFTAADEAVSRNIQDYWLAFMKTGNPSLPGKAWPRTTSTEARVMAIGPGGGLRHGVSTLERFLALRDFVRGGGQLSLF
- a CDS encoding response regulator transcription factor — its product is MSWCGMYQFVSSPPRRPDVMYEGAMDDVEQKFVLIVEDDADLRELLANLLDQAGIANEAVGTLCRASARIREISPALVLLDVMMPDGDGLAFCAQLRQAGFANKIMMLTAKGAALDRIAGLEGGADDYLTKPFESRELLARIRNLLRGATAWHSISTGKIRYARFGTWRLDLVQRRLVTSDDRIVMVSTGEFDLLRRMIDAPRIELSREDLMPERRETVHFDRSLDNRISRLRNKLGAERDGAQLIVTVRNRGFMLAADVSYE
- a CDS encoding sensor histidine kinase encodes the protein MMPGFRFKTLAGKLTFILAAGSSIACALALWGAEEYRRRGIEAVQYASLVASGDDLTSRFARDEDKTARDLMQGRIFGARFLVRPPSRAQYDANLTGYLQQRLPASAAPIAFHGAVEDCIGDYRAVQASGARGFFKDLPECWLVIMRAPSGRLFTIGLPVPSVGHSAGLAFAPTALAITTLASLLIAAFVARMTLDFMRRLQDATRRFAEDINAPPITDHAPRDVRATYDAFNAMQQRIRTMMLERNDMLAAISHDLQTPLTRLRLRAEAMPASVEQTKIIADVAAMERMVRDGLALAQSRESSDDWAWLDIDSLLTSIVEDLREEGKVADLGRIDKICVRVKPSALARCLQNLADNAIRYGWAALFECIDSDGIVRIRIADKGPGIPDADLERMFLPFVRGEFSRSRQTGGTGIGLTIARAQAATFGAQVALANTRDGLTATVTLKGDVAANG